The genomic window ATTCCTACATATTCAAACAAGAACTTGATTGACAATGTTCTTAACAAAAAGTTAACCCACATCGGCAAAACGAATAAAAATATTATGATTTTGGGAAAACCGTATTTTGCCTGGCTTAAAATATATGCTATCGGATATCCTATAAGCATACAAACGCCTGTGGTTATCAAAGCAATCAAAAATGATTTTAAAAATACCCATATTGTGCCATCTGAGAAAATTACGGCAAAATTGCTTATTGAAAAGCCGCCATTTTCATCCATAAAGGCATAGACCAAGACTAAGATCAAAGGAAAAACCACAAACACTGCCAAAAATATTACATAAGGAATGGCAAACTGTTTGCGTGTCATTTTAAAATTAAGCTTCATCTACACCCTCCTCTACAATCGGTGCAGGCTCCAACTTGATATTTTCAGGCATTACCGAAATTCCTACACGGTCGCCCATATCCCATTCGTACGGAGTGTCAGCAAAGATCTGATCATCGTCATCAGTATCAATAGTAACTTGATAATAAGTTCCTTTATACACAATGCTCGAAATATTACCACCGATAATACCGTCTGATTCGTCATCGTGAATAATAACTTTGTCAAACTCAATTTTCGCCTTAACTCTTTGTCCAACTTCAAAATTATCTGTATTTGTTTCAAATTCGCCGCCGCAGATATTTACTCGTCCGTCTTCTACTTCGGTTATAAACTCATTGATGATTTTCATCTTTTTCATGATATGGATATCTTGAGGAGCGATAGATAGACCTACTTCCTTTCCTATTTCGTAGCCATTAACACTGCGTACAGAAAATTCATAGTCGTTGGCAAGCACATCCATGTCATAATGTTCGCCTTTAAAGATGCTGGAAATTACCTTTCCTTTCAAAATGCCTTTTTCGTCGTTAGCGTCATATATTGCAATATCTTCTGGTCTTAATACCAAGTCAACAGGTTCATTCTTTTCAAAACCTTTATCTACGCACTTAAACACTTCTCCAGCAAACTTTACCTTGTAATCTTCAAGCATTATACCGCTTAAGATATTGCTTTCGCCGATAAAGTTAGCAACAAATGCATTAGAAGGTTCATCATAAACCTTTTTAGGCGTGCCTATCTGCTGGATAGCACCGTCTTTCATAACGATAACTGTATCAGACAATGTAAGCGCTTCTTCTTGGTCATGAGTTACATAGATGAAAGTAATACCTAATTCTTTATGCATACGCTTGAGTTCGATTTGCATATCCCGTCTCATTTTCAGATCAAGCGCGCTCAACGGTTCGTCAAGCAACAATACTTCGGGTTCATTGACTAATGCTCTTGCTATTGCAACTCTTTGCTGTTGACCGCCGCTTAGGCTGTCAACATATCTATGTTCATAGTCCTCTAAGTTAACAAGTTTTAAGGCTTTTTTGACCTTTTCTCTGATTTCATCTTTGGTATAATGTCTATATATTTGCTTTCCTTTTTTATCCTGACCATTAGGTATTTTTTTGAGTTTTAGTCCAAAAGCAACATTCCCAAAAACATTTAGATGCGGAAATAAGGCATATCTTTGGAATACAGTGTTAACTTTTCTCGAATGCGGCGGAGTATCAGTAACATCCACGCCTTCTATAAACACCTTTCCGCTGGTAGGCTTTTCAAAGCCGGCAATCAATCTAAGAGTTGTAGTTTTACCGCAGCCAGACGGTCCCAAAAAAGTTACAAACTCTCCCCTTCTAATATTAAGATTCA from Clostridia bacterium includes these protein-coding regions:
- a CDS encoding ABC transporter ATP-binding protein, yielding MAERERFKADKIIELRNLVKVFDGITVVDDVNLNIRRGEFVTFLGPSGCGKTTTLRLIAGFEKPTSGKVFIEGVDVTDTPPHSRKVNTVFQRYALFPHLNVFGNVAFGLKLKKIPNGQDKKGKQIYRHYTKDEIREKVKKALKLVNLEDYEHRYVDSLSGGQQQRVAIARALVNEPEVLLLDEPLSALDLKMRRDMQIELKRMHKELGITFIYVTHDQEEALTLSDTVIVMKDGAIQQIGTPKKVYDEPSNAFVANFIGESNILSGIMLEDYKVKFAGEVFKCVDKGFEKNEPVDLVLRPEDIAIYDANDEKGILKGKVISSIFKGEHYDMDVLANDYEFSVRSVNGYEIGKEVGLSIAPQDIHIMKKMKIINEFITEVEDGRVNICGGEFETNTDNFEVGQRVKAKIEFDKVIIHDDESDGIIGGNISSIVYKGTYYQVTIDTDDDDQIFADTPYEWDMGDRVGISVMPENIKLEPAPIVEEGVDEA